Proteins found in one Euzebya sp. genomic segment:
- a CDS encoding F0F1 ATP synthase subunit gamma encodes MPGAAELRTLRRRISSVKSTQKITRAMELIAASRITKARQAVEQARPYAEGISRVIKDLAAESSIGSHPILADREEITDVAIIVITHDRGLNGAYNSNALRLAEKIIRQEEGEGHTVHLHTIGKKGAGYFRYRGRTSESVHEGITDKPSYADARAVAEPIVQQFVREEIDRVWMVYTDFKSALTQVPNAVKILPVDARAFEGGEGISPEFMIEPEPEELLDALIPRYVEHQVFAGLLESAASVHAATQRAMKAATDNAGEVIDSLTIEFNQARQAAITTEISEIVGGAEALSQQ; translated from the coding sequence ATGCCAGGCGCAGCAGAACTCCGCACCCTCCGCCGCCGGATCTCGAGCGTCAAGTCGACGCAGAAGATCACGCGGGCCATGGAGCTGATCGCGGCCAGCCGGATCACCAAGGCCCGGCAGGCCGTCGAGCAGGCGCGCCCGTACGCCGAGGGCATCTCGCGCGTCATCAAGGACCTGGCGGCGGAGAGCTCGATCGGGTCCCACCCGATCCTCGCCGACCGCGAGGAGATCACCGACGTCGCGATCATCGTGATCACCCACGACCGCGGGCTCAACGGGGCGTACAACTCGAACGCGCTCCGGCTGGCCGAGAAGATCATCCGCCAGGAGGAGGGTGAGGGGCACACCGTCCACCTCCACACCATCGGCAAGAAGGGCGCCGGCTACTTCCGCTACCGGGGCCGGACCTCGGAGAGCGTCCACGAGGGCATCACCGACAAGCCGAGCTACGCCGACGCGCGGGCGGTCGCCGAACCGATCGTGCAGCAGTTCGTCCGCGAGGAGATCGACCGCGTCTGGATGGTCTACACCGACTTCAAGTCGGCGCTGACCCAGGTCCCGAACGCGGTCAAGATCCTGCCGGTCGACGCGCGCGCCTTCGAGGGCGGTGAGGGCATCAGCCCCGAGTTCATGATCGAGCCGGAGCCCGAGGAGCTGCTCGACGCGCTGATCCCCCGCTACGTCGAGCACCAGGTCTTCGCCGGCCTGCTCGAGTCCGCCGCATCGGTCCACGCGGCCACGCAGCGCGCGATGAAGGCCGCGACCGACAACGCCGGCGAGGTCATCGACAGCCTCACCATCGAGTTCAACCAGGCCCGCCAGGCCGCCATCACCACCGAGATCTCCGAGATCGTCGGCGGCGCGGAAGCGCTGTCGCAGCAGTAG
- the atpD gene encoding F0F1 ATP synthase subunit beta — translation MSTTETNRAEGRVLTVVGPVIDVEFPPDALPEINTALKLTRELDGESRELTAEVAQHVGDRVVRAIMMQPTDGLSRGTTVRNTGKPISVPVGEGVLGHVYNVLGEPLDVDPSAISPSDWWPIHRDSPPFDELEPQAKMFETGIKVIDLIQPFVEGGKIGLFGGAGVGKTVVIQEMIQRVAEQHGGFSVFAGVGERTREGTDLRIEMEEAGVLEKTALVFGQMDEPPGVRLRVALSALTMAEYFRDVDQKDVLLFIDNIFRFTQAGSEVSTLLGRMPSAVGYQPTLANEMGQLQERITSTKGHSVTSIQAVYVPADDITDPAPHATFAHLDAQTSLSRSISELGIYPAVDPLDSTSRILDPQVVGQRHYDVATRTQEVLQRYKDLQDIIAILGLDELTEEDKITVQRARKVQRFFSQPFYVAEQFTGLPGVTVPIEETVESFEKLIDGELDHIPEQAFFNCGGIEDVLANAKRIEES, via the coding sequence ATGAGCACCACTGAGACGAATCGCGCCGAGGGCCGCGTCCTCACCGTCGTCGGGCCGGTCATCGACGTCGAGTTCCCGCCCGACGCGCTGCCGGAGATCAACACCGCGCTGAAGCTGACCCGCGAGCTCGACGGGGAGTCCCGCGAGCTGACCGCCGAGGTCGCCCAGCACGTCGGGGACCGCGTCGTCCGCGCGATCATGATGCAGCCGACGGACGGCCTGAGCCGGGGGACGACCGTCCGGAACACCGGCAAGCCGATCTCGGTGCCGGTCGGCGAGGGCGTCCTGGGCCACGTCTACAACGTGCTCGGCGAGCCCCTCGACGTCGACCCGAGCGCCATCTCGCCGTCGGACTGGTGGCCCATCCACCGCGACAGCCCGCCCTTCGACGAGCTCGAGCCGCAGGCCAAGATGTTCGAGACCGGCATCAAGGTCATCGACCTGATCCAGCCCTTCGTGGAGGGTGGGAAGATCGGCCTGTTCGGCGGTGCCGGCGTCGGCAAGACCGTGGTCATCCAGGAGATGATCCAGCGCGTCGCCGAGCAGCACGGCGGGTTCAGCGTCTTCGCGGGCGTGGGGGAGCGGACCCGTGAGGGCACCGACCTCCGCATCGAGATGGAGGAGGCCGGCGTCCTCGAGAAGACCGCGCTGGTCTTCGGGCAGATGGACGAGCCACCGGGCGTGCGCCTGCGCGTGGCCCTGTCCGCGCTGACGATGGCGGAGTACTTCCGGGACGTCGACCAGAAGGACGTCCTGCTCTTCATCGACAACATCTTCCGGTTCACCCAGGCCGGGTCCGAGGTCTCCACCCTGCTCGGTCGCATGCCGTCGGCCGTGGGCTACCAGCCCACCCTGGCCAACGAGATGGGCCAGCTGCAGGAGCGGATCACGTCGACCAAGGGCCACTCGGTGACGTCGATCCAGGCCGTGTACGTGCCCGCGGACGACATCACCGACCCCGCCCCGCACGCGACCTTCGCCCACCTGGACGCCCAGACCTCGCTGTCGCGGTCGATCTCCGAGCTGGGCATCTACCCGGCCGTGGACCCGCTCGACTCGACCAGCCGGATCCTCGACCCCCAGGTCGTCGGCCAGCGCCACTACGACGTGGCGACCCGCACCCAGGAGGTCCTGCAGCGCTACAAGGACCTGCAGGACATCATCGCCATCCTCGGCCTCGACGAGCTGACCGAGGAGGACAAGATCACCGTCCAGCGGGCCCGCAAGGTCCAGCGGTTCTTCTCCCAGCCGTTCTACGTCGCCGAGCAGTTCACGGGCCTCCCGGGCGTGACCGTGCCGATCGAGGAGACCGTCGAGTCCTTCGAGAAGCTGATCGACGGCGAGCTCGACCACATCCCCGAGCAGGCGTTCTTCAACTGCGGCGGGATCGAGGACGTGCTGGCGAACGCCAAGCGGATCGAGGAGTCCTAG
- the atpC gene encoding ATP synthase F1 subunit epsilon, with protein sequence MDAKVVSPDRALFEGEVVACYARSTEGEIGILSGHQPALLLLAPAPMELERADGGREIFAVRSGFLEFANDQLTVLADDAVQVDSKEEAFRIVGEKLEVPPSQIDPAAPPVA encoded by the coding sequence ATGGACGCGAAGGTCGTCTCGCCGGACCGGGCCCTGTTCGAGGGCGAGGTCGTGGCGTGCTACGCCCGGTCGACCGAGGGCGAGATCGGCATCCTCAGCGGGCACCAGCCGGCCCTCCTGCTCCTTGCGCCCGCGCCCATGGAGCTCGAGCGCGCCGACGGGGGACGGGAGATCTTCGCCGTCCGCTCCGGCTTCCTCGAGTTCGCGAACGACCAGCTGACCGTGCTGGCCGACGACGCGGTGCAGGTCGACTCGAAGGAGGAGGCCTTCCGGATCGTCGGCGAGAAGCTCGAGGTGCCCCCGTCCCAGATCGACCCGGCGGCCCCGCCAGTCGCCTGA
- a CDS encoding pyridoxamine 5'-phosphate oxidase family protein has protein sequence MTDLRDIATPFIDIAHRIVWASVATVDPEGRPRTRVLHPIWEWDGESLVGWIGTGPTPLKRAHLAHVPHVSLSYWDPSHDVATAECRATWHHDDDTCRRVWDLFLRAPEPLGYDPSIIPAWDDPTDAAFAVLRLDPWRLRVQPAAVLAGEGTPLRWQAA, from the coding sequence ATGACCGACCTGCGCGACATCGCCACACCGTTCATCGACATCGCCCACCGGATCGTGTGGGCCAGCGTGGCCACCGTCGACCCCGAGGGCCGGCCCCGCACCCGCGTGCTGCACCCGATCTGGGAGTGGGACGGCGAGTCGCTGGTCGGCTGGATCGGGACGGGCCCGACGCCGCTCAAGCGCGCGCACCTCGCCCACGTCCCCCACGTGTCGCTGAGCTACTGGGACCCCAGCCACGACGTCGCGACCGCGGAGTGCCGGGCCACCTGGCACCACGACGACGACACCTGCCGACGCGTGTGGGACCTCTTCCTCCGCGCACCTGAGCCGCTCGGCTACGACCCGTCGATCATCCCCGCGTGGGACGACCCGACGGACGCGGCCTTCGCGGTGCTGCGCCTCGACCCCTGGCGCCTGCGCGTGCAGCCCGCGGCCGTGCTGGCAGGGGAGGGGACGCCCCTGCGCTGGCAGGCGGCCTGA
- a CDS encoding pyridoxal-dependent decarboxylase, with translation MDVPHMTADEFRRHGKALVDWIADHWETLDERPIRPAVTPGQVRDALPDAAPERPEPFSDVLADLDRVVVPGLTGWQAPGWFAYFPAMASFPAILGELAAAGLAQQGMLWSTSPATTEVESHVLDWLVDLMGVPQTWKTTGPGGGVLQMSASDSTHTALVVARERARTGGARERARERTGARAEDQVVYASAQAHSSVEKGAMVAGFGHIRLVATEAGTHAMSIDALRTAIATDVADGLTPAFVCAAIGTTGTTAVDDVRAVAEVGRAHGMWVHVDAAYAGSAFICPELRGHADGLELVDSYTFNPHKWLATNFDCSVFWVADRQPLIETLSILPPYLVDSASESGAVIDYRDWHVPLGRRFRALKLWFVLRSYGAEGLRAMIREHVRLARELAGRVAAHDRLELVAPTPFALVSFAHVDGDEATTRIADAVNASGHSYLTTSVLDGRTYVRVSIGAPTTRAEHVDRLWDLIAAAT, from the coding sequence GTGGACGTCCCGCACATGACCGCCGACGAGTTCCGCCGCCACGGGAAGGCCCTGGTCGACTGGATCGCCGACCACTGGGAGACCCTCGACGAGCGCCCGATCCGACCGGCCGTGACCCCCGGCCAGGTGCGCGATGCGCTGCCCGACGCCGCGCCGGAGCGGCCCGAGCCGTTCAGCGACGTCCTGGCCGACCTCGACCGCGTCGTCGTGCCCGGCCTGACCGGCTGGCAGGCCCCCGGCTGGTTCGCCTACTTCCCGGCGATGGCGTCGTTCCCCGCGATCCTGGGTGAGCTGGCTGCCGCCGGCCTGGCCCAGCAGGGGATGCTGTGGTCGACCAGCCCGGCCACGACCGAGGTGGAGAGCCACGTCCTCGACTGGCTCGTCGACCTGATGGGGGTGCCCCAGACCTGGAAGACCACCGGCCCCGGCGGCGGGGTGCTCCAGATGAGCGCGTCGGACTCGACCCACACCGCCCTCGTGGTCGCACGGGAACGTGCGCGGACAGGTGGGGCACGGGAACGTGCGCGGGAGCGGACCGGGGCCCGGGCCGAGGACCAGGTCGTCTACGCCTCGGCCCAGGCGCACTCCTCGGTCGAGAAGGGCGCGATGGTCGCCGGGTTCGGCCACATCCGCCTGGTCGCGACCGAGGCCGGCACCCACGCGATGTCGATCGACGCGCTCCGCACGGCGATCGCGACCGACGTCGCCGACGGGTTGACCCCGGCGTTCGTCTGCGCGGCGATCGGCACGACCGGCACGACGGCGGTCGACGACGTCCGCGCGGTCGCCGAGGTCGGCCGGGCCCACGGCATGTGGGTGCACGTCGACGCGGCCTACGCCGGCAGCGCGTTCATCTGCCCCGAGCTGCGGGGGCACGCCGACGGGCTCGAGCTGGTCGACTCCTACACGTTCAACCCGCACAAGTGGCTGGCGACGAACTTCGACTGCTCGGTCTTCTGGGTCGCCGACCGCCAGCCGCTGATCGAGACCCTGTCGATCCTGCCGCCCTACCTGGTGGACTCGGCGTCCGAGAGCGGGGCCGTCATCGACTACCGCGACTGGCACGTCCCGCTCGGCCGGCGCTTCCGCGCCCTCAAGCTGTGGTTCGTGCTGCGCAGCTACGGCGCCGAGGGCCTGCGGGCGATGATCCGCGAGCACGTCCGCCTGGCCCGGGAGCTGGCCGGCCGGGTCGCCGCGCACGACCGGCTGGAGCTGGTCGCCCCCACCCCGTTCGCGCTGGTCTCCTTCGCCCACGTCGACGGGGACGAGGCGACCACGCGGATCGCCGACGCGGTGAACGCCTCCGGCCACAGCTACCTGACGACGTCGGTCCTGGACGGGCGGACCTACGTGCGGGTGTCGATCGGCGCGCCGACCACCCGCGCCGAGCACGTCGACCGGCTGTGGGACCTGATCGCCGCAGCGACCTGA
- the kynA gene encoding tryptophan 2,3-dioxygenase: MSDPAYDPSTEGAHVDFAADMSYGDYLRLDLVLGAQQPITGHHDETLFIIQHQTMELWMALIIHEVTAARTAIAEDRMRESFKMLTRVARTFEQLNSSWDVLRTLTPSEYTEFRDSLGRSSGFQSWQYRAIEYLLGNKNAAMLKPHDHDPDLVAQLRAHLEAPSLYDEVQRALTRAGFAIDPAHLDRDLAAPYAANPSVLEAWRTIYRDPTAHWTAYELGEKLVDLEDYFRRWRFNHVTTVERIIGAKAGTGGTSGTAYLRRQLDVVLFPELWDVRTSL, translated from the coding sequence ATGAGCGACCCCGCCTACGACCCCTCCACCGAGGGCGCGCACGTCGACTTCGCGGCCGACATGTCCTACGGCGACTACCTGCGCCTCGACCTGGTCCTCGGTGCCCAGCAGCCGATCACCGGCCACCACGACGAGACGCTGTTCATCATCCAGCACCAGACGATGGAGCTGTGGATGGCGCTGATCATCCACGAGGTCACCGCCGCGCGGACCGCGATCGCCGAGGACCGGATGCGCGAGAGCTTCAAGATGCTCACCCGGGTGGCGCGGACCTTCGAGCAGCTGAACTCGTCCTGGGACGTGCTGCGGACCCTCACCCCGAGCGAGTACACCGAGTTCCGGGACTCCCTGGGCCGCTCGTCGGGGTTCCAGTCGTGGCAGTACCGGGCGATCGAGTACCTGCTCGGCAACAAGAACGCGGCGATGCTGAAGCCGCACGACCACGACCCGGACCTGGTCGCGCAGCTGCGCGCGCACCTGGAGGCGCCGTCGCTGTACGACGAGGTGCAGCGGGCCCTCACCCGCGCCGGGTTCGCGATCGACCCGGCCCACCTGGACCGCGACCTGGCTGCGCCCTACGCCGCCAACCCCTCGGTCCTCGAGGCCTGGCGGACCATCTACCGCGACCCGACCGCCCACTGGACGGCCTACGAGCTCGGCGAGAAGCTCGTCGACCTGGAGGACTACTTCCGCCGCTGGCGGTTCAACCACGTCACCACGGTCGAGCGGATCATCGGCGCGAAGGCCGGGACCGGCGGCACGTCGGGGACGGCGTACCTGCGCCGCCAACTGGACGTCGTCCTGTTCCCCGAGCTGTGGGACGTCCGCACGTCGCTCTGA